The following proteins come from a genomic window of Megalops cyprinoides isolate fMegCyp1 chromosome 6, fMegCyp1.pri, whole genome shotgun sequence:
- the LOC118778772 gene encoding rho guanine nucleotide exchange factor 16-like: MSLGQSDGSMGDQTPLILENRFSSDLRLDCISEDMANSPSQSQGRASRGELSLAKPSEGREKKGVVLSTESPAALKRGTQQLIPRSLAVSSRTKTRHHTTVITLPVALEAPKDKRASAPVSDLSWEDYDSDGEGFSLRRNRRNKSYRAAVKSLNPDAMTPIQESATLRPVREERAASPQPARSPRRNKTALGRKRNQKHRGSFKDEPRLYQEIRERGLHSNNQNTDDDLLEAPPEPDQGIVVKNYRPAQRTWSQLPQVQESGILKMISVEERKRQEAIFEIITSEYSYKHSLDILVRHFKGSEELRRTMTATEHHHLFSNIVDIQAASKRFFEALESRHHDNPLIRDISDIMQDHATHHFQPYIIYCSNETFQQRALQKLLTSNTAFKEVLKQIEMSSECGGLPMISFLILPMQRVTRLPLLMDTICQKTPAQTAEYFASVWALKAISKLVKKCNEGARTMERTEQMYTIQKQMDFGKIKPFPLVSASRWLLKRGELPVRTEDLSIFWKAFSSKSYFLFLFNDVLILTRKKSEESYVVMDYATLENVEVELEQSDGQPSPTTKERGSAPCSLRLLMKRNSEGRAEQISLVAESQIERARWVTALQQHKQVDSYINKEDLPQCEVTKAHMPRESDELGLQQAEVVIILQEEDGWYYGERMRDGGRGWFPASCATEITDRTAVELNVRRMERLLKETNV, from the exons ATGTCTCTCGGACAATCGGACGGCTCCATGGGGGACCAGACGCCCCTCATATTGGAGAATCGCTTCTCCTCCGATTTGCGTCTGGACTGTATATCGGAGGACATGGCCAACtctcccagccaatcacaaggCCGGGCCTCACGTGGGGAGCTGTCATTGGCTAAGCCCAGCGAGGGGCGGGAGAAGAAGGGTGTGGTCCTCAGCACGGAGAGCCCTGCCGCCCTGAAACGGGGGACCCAGCAGCTGATACCCCGTAGCCTGGCGGTGTCCAGCCGAACCAAGACACGCCACCACACCACCGTGATCACCCTGCCCGTGGCGCTGGAGGCCCCCAAAGACAAGCGGGCGTCGGCCCCGGTGTCGGACCTGTCATGGGAGGACTACGACAGCGATGGCGAGGGCTTCTCGCTGCGGAGGAACCGCCGGAACAAGTCGTACCGCGCGGCGGTGAAGAGCCTGAATCCTGACGCCATGACGCCCATCCAGGAGAGCGCCACCCTCAGGCCCGTCCGAGAAGAGAGAGCGGCCAGCCCCCAGCCTGCACGCAGCCCCCGCCGCAACAAG ACAGCATTGGGGCGGAAAAGGAACCAAAAGCACAGAGGGTCTTTCAAAGATg AACCCCGGCTCTACCAGGAGATCCGCGAACGTGGCCTGCACTCCAACAACCAGAATACTGACGACGACCTGCTGGAGGCGCCACCCGAACCGGACCAGGGCATAGTGGTCAAGAACTACCGCCCCGCCCAGCGCACCTGGAGCCAGCTGCCACAG GTGCAGGAGAGCGGAATTCTAAAGATGATCTCAGTGGAGGAGCGCAAGAGGCAGGAg GCTATTTTTGAGATCATCACGTCTGAGTACTCGTACAAGCACAGCCTGGACATCCTGGTCCGGCACTTCAAGGGCAGCGAGGAGCTCCGACGCACCATGACCGCCACCGAGCACCACCACCTCTTCTCCAACATCGTAGACATCCAGGCCGCCAGCAAGAG GTTCTTTGAGGCCCTGGAGAGTCGTCACCATGACAACCCTTTGATTAGAGACATCAGTGACATCATGCAGGACCACGCCACACACCACTTCCAGCCCTACATCATCTACTGCTCCAACGAGAccttccagcagagggcgctgcaGAAGCTGCT AACGAGTAACACCGCATTCAAGGAGGTGCTGAAGCAGATCGAGATGAGTTCGGAGTGCGGAGGGCTGCCCATGATCTCCTTCCTGATCCTGCCCATGCAGAGAGTGACCCGCCTGCCTCTGCTCATGGAT ACGATCTGTCAGAAGACCCCTGCTCAAACAGCAGAGTACTTCGCCTCAGTGTGGGCGCTGAAGGCCATCAGTAAG CTGGTGAAAAAGTGCAATGAAGGTGCGCGTACCATGGAGCGGACGGAGCAGATGTACACCATCCAGAAGCAGATGGACTTTGGCAAGATCAAG CCCTTCCCCCTGGTCTCGGCCTCTCGCTGGCTGCTGAAACGGGGAGAGCTGCCCGTCCGCACCGAGGACCTCAGCATCTTCTGGAAGGCCTTCAGCAGCAAGAGctacttcctgttcctgttcaaCGATGTGCTCATTCTCACCAGGAAGAAGAG tGAGGAAAGCTATGTGGTGATGGACTACGCCACTCTTGAGAAcgtggaggtggagctggaaCAGTCTGACGGACAGCCGTCTCCCACCACCAAAGAGAGGGGCTCCGCCCCGTGCTCCCTGAGGCTGCTGATGAAGAGGAACAGCGAGGGGCGGGCCGAGCAGATCTCCCTGGTAGCGGAGTCCCA GATTGAGCGTGCTCGGTGGGTCACAGCTCTCCAGCAGCACAAACAGGTGGACAGCTATATAAACAAAGAGG ATCTGCCACAGTGTGAGGTGACCAAGGCCCACATGCCCCGCGAGTCGGACGAGCTGGGCCTGCAGCAGGCCGAGGTGGTCATCATTCTTCAGGAGGAGGATG GCTGGTACTACGGCGAACGGATGCGTGACGGAGGGAGGGGCTGGTTTCCCGCCAGCTGCGCCACAGAGATCACGGACCGCACCGCCGTGGAGCTCAACGTCCGTCGCATGGAGAGGCTGCTCAAGGAGACCAACGTCTGA